In one window of Astyanax mexicanus isolate ESR-SI-001 chromosome 18, AstMex3_surface, whole genome shotgun sequence DNA:
- the fzd4 gene encoding frizzled-4, giving the protein MARAAPAGLALLLLALGSGRARAFGVDEDARCEPIRMAMCLDLGYNQTRMPNLVGNVLQADAELQLQTFTPLIQYGCSSQLKFFLCAVYAPMCTEKVPVTIGPCGSMCLAVKRKCLPVLQEFGFVWPELLNCSLFPPTNDQNHMCMEGPAEDDLFHPNKPVAPHEEECVTMGGGGPEQYAWAKRSGSCVLQCGYESGLYRRQAKMFTDVWMAVWAVLCFISTSFTVLTFLLDSARFSYPERPIMFLSMCYNVYSVAFLVRLTAGRERISCDLDEAAVPVLAQEGLKNTGCAVVFLLAYFFGMASSIWWVILTLTWFLAAGLKWGHEAIEMHSSYFHIAAWAIPAVKTIVILIMRLVDADDLTGLCYVGNQNLDALTGFVVAPLFTYLVIGTLFIAAGLVALFKIRSNLQKDGTKTDKLERLMVKIGVFSVLYTVPATCVIACYFYQISNWADFHQTARDSYMAAEMLRIFMSLLVGITCGMWVWSAKTLHTWQRCSLRLLHSRRSSRAHQSGEGWAKPGKGNETVV; this is encoded by the exons ATGGCTCGCGCTGCCCCCGCGGGTCTCGCGCTGCTGCTGCTCGCGCTGGGGAGCGGGCGCGCGCGCGCCTTCGGTGTGGATGAGGACGCGCGCTGCGAGCCCATTCGCATGGCCATGTGTCTGGACCTGGGATACAATCAGACGCGCATGCCCAACCTGGTGGGGAACGTGCTGCAGGCGGACGCGGAGCTGCAGCTCCAGACCTTCACACCGCTCATACAGTACGGCTGCTCCAGCCAGCTGAAG TTCTTCCTGTGTGCAGTGTATGCACCCATGTGCACAGAGAAGGTTCCAGTAACCATTGGTCCATGCGGCAGCATGTGCCTGGCAGTGAAGCGGAAGTGTTTACCCGTGCTGCAGGAGTTTGGCTTCGTGTGGCCGGAGCTGCTGAACTGCAGCCTCTTCCCACCCACCAATGACCAGAACCACATGTGCATGGAGGGTCCGGCCGAAGACGACCTGTTCCACCCCAATAAGCCAGTGGCCCCGCACGAGGAGGAGTGTGTGACAATGGGTGGAGGAGGCCCAGAGCAATATGCCTGGGCCAAGAGGAGCGGCAGCTGCGTCCTGCAGTGTGGATACGAGTCTGGGCTGTACCGCCGGCAAGCCAAGATGTTCACGGACGTTTGGATGGCTGTGTGGGCAGTGCTGTGTTTCATCTCCACCTCTTTCACGGTGCTGACCTTCCTCCTGGACTCAGCGCGCTTTTCCTACCCTGAACGCCCTATCATGTTCCTCAGCATGTGCTACAACGTCTACAGTGTGGCCTTCTTGGTGCGACTGACCGCCGGCCGGGAGCGGATATCCTGCGACCTAGACGAGGCGGCCGTGCCTGTTCTCGCGCAAGAGGGTCTCAAGAACACTGGCTGTGCTGTGGTCTTCCTCTTGGCTTATTTCTTCGGCATGGCCAGCTCTATCTGGTGGGTCATCCTCACGCTGACCTGGTTCCTTGCAGCAGGTCTCAAATGGGGCCATGAGGCCATAGAGATGCACAGTTCCTACTTCCACATTGCGGCCTGGGCGATCCCAGCAGTAAAGACCATAGTCATCCTAATCATGCGGCTGGTGGACGCAGATGACCTTACCGGGCTCTGCTACGTAGGAAACCAGAATCTGGATGCGCTGACTGGTTTTGTGGTAGCGCCGCTGTTCACATACCTGGTGATTGGGACGCTTTTTATCGCAGCAGGGTTGGTGGCACTCTTCAAAATACGCTCCAACTTGCAGAAGGACGGCACAAAGACGGACAAGCTGGAGCGTCTGATGGTCAAAATCGGAGTCTTCTCTGTCCTCTACACGGTGCCCGCCACCTGTGTCATTGCATGCTACTTCTACCAGATCTCCAACTGGGCTGATTTTCACCAGACAGCAAGAGACTCCTACATGGCGGCCGAAATGCTTAGGATTTTCATGTCGCTGCTCGTAGGCATCACCTGTGGCATGTGGGTGTGGTCTGCTAAGACCCTTCACACCTGGCAGCGCTGCTCGCTTCGCCTGCTGCACTCACGCAGGAGCTCCCGTGCCCACCAGAGCGGCGAGGGCTGGGCCAAACCTGGCAAGGGCAATGAGACTGTGGTGTGA